In Methylobacterium aquaticum, the following are encoded in one genomic region:
- a CDS encoding long-chain-fatty-acid--CoA ligase, producing the protein MLGLMQDWPLLIHRVIDYAAVQHGARPVISRSVEGPMHRTTYAEVRQRSLRLSKRLAADGIRLGDRIATLAWNTWRHLEAWYGITGIGAIYHTVNPRLFDDQIAYIINHAEDRILFLDLTFVPLVERLADKLPTIERYVILTDGAHMPQTSLRNAVAYEDWLAEANDDFAWASFEENTAAGLCYTSGTTGLPKGVLYSHRSNVLLALMVNNPAFIALSPTDMAMPVVPLFHANAWGFCFAAPMSGAGLVMPGPKLDGASVHEILETTGVTVTAAVPTVWLGLLQYLDTTGKRLSHLKRVVIGGSACPRAMTERFEREYGVTVDHAWGMTEMSPIGSYCSLKPEVAHLEGEARLDLKMKQGYAPFGVDFRLTDDEGRDLPWDGTTFGRLKVSGFAVAKAYFRSDEPILDDRGFFDTGDVATIDEHGYMAITDRSKDVIKSGGEWISSIDLENLAIGHPDVAEAAVIGVQHPKWDERPLLIVVPKEGRTPDKADILAYMAPRIAKWWMPDDVVVVQAIPHTATGKIQKTALRDQFRDYRLPGAA; encoded by the coding sequence ATGCTCGGCCTGATGCAGGACTGGCCCCTGCTGATCCACCGCGTCATCGACTACGCCGCCGTGCAGCACGGCGCCCGCCCGGTGATCTCGCGCTCGGTCGAGGGGCCGATGCACCGGACCACCTATGCCGAGGTGCGCCAGCGCTCGTTGCGCCTGTCGAAGCGGCTGGCCGCCGACGGCATCCGTCTCGGCGACCGGATCGCGACGCTGGCCTGGAACACCTGGCGCCATCTCGAGGCCTGGTACGGCATCACCGGCATCGGGGCGATCTATCACACGGTCAACCCGCGGCTGTTCGACGACCAGATCGCCTATATCATCAACCACGCCGAGGACCGGATCCTCTTCCTCGACCTGACCTTCGTTCCACTGGTCGAGCGCCTCGCCGACAAGCTGCCGACGATCGAGCGCTACGTCATCCTGACCGACGGCGCCCACATGCCGCAGACATCCCTGCGCAACGCCGTCGCCTACGAGGACTGGCTGGCCGAGGCCAACGACGACTTCGCCTGGGCCTCCTTCGAGGAGAACACCGCGGCGGGCCTCTGCTACACCTCCGGCACCACCGGCCTGCCGAAGGGCGTGCTCTACTCGCACCGCTCGAACGTGCTGCTGGCCCTGATGGTCAACAACCCGGCCTTCATCGCGCTTTCGCCGACCGACATGGCGATGCCGGTGGTGCCTTTGTTCCACGCCAATGCCTGGGGCTTCTGCTTCGCGGCGCCGATGTCGGGCGCCGGCCTCGTCATGCCGGGGCCGAAGCTCGACGGCGCCTCGGTGCACGAGATCCTGGAGACCACCGGCGTCACCGTGACGGCGGCGGTGCCGACGGTCTGGCTCGGCCTGCTGCAATACCTCGACACGACGGGGAAGCGCCTGAGCCACCTGAAGCGCGTCGTGATCGGCGGCTCGGCCTGCCCGCGGGCGATGACCGAGCGGTTCGAGCGCGAATACGGCGTCACGGTGGATCACGCCTGGGGCATGACCGAGATGAGCCCGATCGGCTCCTATTGCTCGCTCAAGCCCGAGGTCGCCCATCTCGAAGGCGAGGCCCGCCTCGACCTCAAGATGAAGCAGGGCTACGCCCCGTTCGGCGTCGATTTCCGGCTGACCGACGACGAGGGCCGCGACCTGCCCTGGGACGGCACCACCTTCGGCCGGCTCAAGGTCTCAGGGTTCGCGGTGGCCAAGGCCTATTTCCGCTCGGACGAGCCGATCCTCGACGATCGCGGCTTCTTCGACACCGGCGACGTCGCCACCATCGACGAGCACGGCTACATGGCGATCACCGACCGCTCGAAGGACGTGATCAAGTCCGGCGGCGAGTGGATCTCCTCGATCGACCTCGAGAACCTGGCAATCGGCCATCCGGACGTGGCCGAGGCCGCGGTGATCGGCGTGCAGCACCCGAAATGGGACGAGCGCCCGCTCCTCATCGTGGTCCCGAAGGAAGGCCGCACCCCCGACAAGGCCGACATCCTCGCCTACATGGCGCCGCGCATCGCCAAGTGGTGGATGCCCGACGACGTGGTGGTGGTCCAGGCCATCCCCCACACCGCCACCGGGAAGATCCAGAAGACGGCCTTGCGGGATCAGTTCCGGGATTACCGGTTGCCCGGGGCGGCGTGA
- a CDS encoding TAXI family TRAP transporter solute-binding subunit produces the protein MPTLPDWVLRRETFAALIVVGLAAAIGVALYLSQATTLTIAVAPRDGTEPALIKAYADALDQNRANIRLKILSFEDVRESAAALQDGRADLAVVRPDVLLPKNGLTLAILRDQAMLIVSPDGSGITGFPKLAGKRLGIAAHRSADFWLLKNILAYYNLVLETEAATVPVPANAVRLVAIDGAEAAPAIRDKRIDAYVSIIAASAPKARALVEAVRGIGRTGKLDLVDVPDSDAVIERFPRLQAVTVPAGLFGGRPKLPGEDVKTVGASYRLMARASMSRAVAADVTQHLFEMRTAAAEATDAAEYVQAPAYETTVAATSARIPIHPGAIDYFEREQHGFVERYGDTLYLLAALAGGLASAVAWLRQRLASLRRERIDEVTDRLLDITDQARSLRDPDAIARLSVEIDKLAIEVVRDIRRRELDARTLAAVSIAIETARATVADCRAEAAAP, from the coding sequence ATGCCCACGCTCCCGGACTGGGTCCTGCGGCGCGAGACCTTCGCGGCCCTGATCGTGGTCGGCCTCGCCGCCGCGATCGGGGTCGCGCTCTATCTCAGCCAGGCGACGACGCTGACCATCGCGGTCGCCCCGCGGGACGGGACCGAGCCGGCCCTGATCAAGGCCTATGCCGACGCTCTCGACCAGAACCGCGCCAACATCCGGCTCAAGATCCTGTCCTTCGAGGACGTGCGCGAGAGCGCGGCCGCGCTCCAGGACGGCCGGGCCGACCTCGCGGTGGTGCGGCCCGACGTGCTCCTGCCGAAGAACGGCCTGACCCTGGCGATCCTGCGCGACCAGGCGATGCTGATCGTCTCGCCCGACGGCTCCGGCATCACCGGCTTCCCGAAGCTCGCCGGCAAGCGCCTGGGCATCGCGGCCCATCGCAGCGCCGATTTCTGGCTGCTCAAGAACATCCTCGCCTATTACAACCTGGTGCTGGAGACCGAGGCCGCGACCGTACCGGTGCCGGCCAACGCGGTGCGCCTGGTGGCCATCGACGGGGCGGAGGCGGCCCCGGCGATCCGCGACAAGCGCATCGACGCCTATGTCAGCATCATCGCCGCCTCGGCCCCGAAGGCGCGGGCGCTGGTCGAGGCGGTGCGCGGCATCGGCCGCACCGGCAAGCTCGACCTCGTCGACGTGCCGGACAGCGACGCGGTGATCGAGCGCTTTCCCCGCCTCCAGGCGGTCACCGTCCCGGCCGGCCTGTTCGGCGGCCGGCCCAAGCTGCCGGGCGAGGACGTGAAGACCGTCGGCGCCTCCTACCGGCTGATGGCCCGCGCCTCGATGAGCCGGGCGGTGGCGGCGGACGTGACCCAGCACCTGTTCGAGATGCGCACCGCCGCGGCGGAAGCGACCGACGCGGCGGAATACGTCCAGGCGCCGGCCTACGAGACCACGGTGGCGGCGACGAGCGCCCGCATTCCGATCCATCCCGGCGCGATCGATTATTTCGAGCGCGAGCAGCACGGCTTCGTCGAGCGCTACGGCGACACGCTCTACCTGCTCGCGGCGCTGGCGGGCGGCCTCGCCTCGGCGGTGGCCTGGCTGCGCCAGCGCCTCGCGAGCCTGCGCCGCGAGCGGATCGACGAGGTGACCGACCGGCTGCTCGACATCACCGATCAGGCGCGCTCCCTGCGCGACCCGGACGCGATCGCCCGCCTCTCCGTCGAGATCGACAAGCTCGCCATCGAGGTGGTGCGCGACATCCGCCGGCGGGAACTCGATGCGCGGACGCTGGCCGCGGTGTCGATCGCCATCGAGACGGCGCGGGCGACGGTGGCGGATTGCCGGGCGGAGGCGGCGGCGCCGTGA
- a CDS encoding DMT family transporter translates to MSIAALLYPFILLAGVLQALGNAMNAQLRGHMVNPWLAATVSFLPIVFVFTTLFLVMPTPLPSLETLGKMPWYAPLGGLAGAVAVFGGLAFIDKVGAGPFNGLTLTANIITSLALDAFGLFGLQAAGFKPLPWLGGLMMAAGVVFIAKTAGKKDEGESHGMSGKLLYPFILVAGALMAIGVVWNSQLRGALVNPWLAATVSFVPVVFAFALMVLLKPTPLPTRKDLAGVRWWMPLAGLTGAVAVFAGLLFVDKVGAGALNGLLITANLLTSVALDHFGWLGMRQVKAGPPRLLGAALMVGGIVLISVF, encoded by the coding sequence TTGTCGATCGCCGCGCTCCTCTATCCCTTCATCCTGCTGGCCGGCGTGCTGCAGGCGCTCGGCAACGCGATGAACGCGCAGCTGCGCGGGCACATGGTCAATCCGTGGCTCGCCGCCACGGTGTCGTTCCTGCCGATCGTGTTCGTCTTCACCACCCTGTTCCTGGTGATGCCGACGCCGCTGCCGAGCCTCGAGACCCTGGGAAAGATGCCGTGGTACGCCCCCCTCGGGGGCCTGGCCGGGGCGGTCGCGGTGTTCGGCGGGCTCGCCTTCATCGACAAGGTCGGGGCAGGACCCTTCAACGGCCTGACGCTCACCGCCAACATCATCACCTCGCTCGCCCTCGACGCGTTCGGGCTGTTCGGGCTCCAGGCCGCCGGCTTCAAGCCGCTGCCCTGGCTCGGCGGGCTCATGATGGCGGCCGGCGTGGTGTTCATCGCCAAGACCGCGGGCAAGAAGGACGAGGGCGAGAGCCACGGCATGAGCGGCAAGCTGCTCTACCCGTTCATCCTGGTGGCCGGCGCCCTGATGGCGATCGGCGTGGTGTGGAATTCGCAGCTGCGCGGGGCGCTGGTGAATCCGTGGCTCGCCGCCACGGTGTCGTTCGTGCCGGTCGTCTTCGCCTTCGCGCTGATGGTCCTGCTGAAGCCCACGCCGCTGCCGACCCGCAAGGATCTGGCGGGCGTGCGCTGGTGGATGCCGCTCGCCGGCCTCACCGGGGCGGTGGCGGTGTTCGCCGGCCTGCTCTTCGTCGACAAGGTCGGGGCAGGCGCCCTGAACGGCCTTTTGATCACCGCCAACCTCCTGACCTCGGTCGCGCTCGACCATTTCGGCTGGCTCGGCATGCGCCAGGTCAAGGCCGGCCCGCCGCGGCTGCTCGGAGCCGCGCTGATGGTCGGCGGGATCGTGCTGATCTCGGTGTTCTGA
- a CDS encoding arsenic transporter: MAALTLSPNLATWAIAALATLGVIVRPFSWPEAIWAVAGALALVLLGLLPAGTAWEGVLKGTDVYLFLVGMMLMSEVARKEGLFDWLAGIAVRTAKGSATRLFTLVYLVGTVVTVFLSNDACAVVLTPAVYAATRAAKVDNPLPYLFICAFIANAASFVLPISNPANLVVFAEHMPPLTRWLALFGLPSLLAIGTTYLVLRLTQNGTLRQQSVATDVEAKALSRTGIVAGLGIVATGAVLIGASALGRDLGLPTFVAGLATTLIVLALRKGSGTVEVIKDVSWSVLPLVAGLFVLVEALEKTGVLAMVADALKQAATAAPTETAWGAGALIAFACNLVNNLPAGLIAGAAVQAAHVPEKVAGAVLIGVDLGPNLSVTGSLATILWLTAIRREGQDVSFWSFLKLGALVMPPALALALAGLLLV, from the coding sequence ATGGCCGCGCTGACGCTAAGCCCCAACCTCGCGACCTGGGCGATCGCCGCCCTCGCCACGCTCGGTGTGATCGTGCGCCCGTTCTCCTGGCCGGAGGCGATCTGGGCGGTGGCCGGCGCCCTCGCCCTGGTTCTGCTCGGCCTGCTCCCGGCCGGAACCGCCTGGGAGGGCGTACTCAAGGGCACCGACGTCTACCTGTTCCTCGTCGGCATGATGCTGATGTCGGAGGTGGCCCGGAAGGAGGGCCTGTTCGACTGGCTCGCCGGCATCGCCGTGCGCACCGCCAAGGGCTCGGCGACGCGGCTCTTCACCCTGGTCTACCTCGTCGGCACGGTGGTCACGGTCTTCCTGTCGAACGATGCCTGCGCGGTGGTGCTGACGCCGGCGGTCTACGCCGCGACCCGCGCGGCGAAGGTCGACAATCCGCTGCCCTACCTGTTCATCTGCGCCTTCATCGCCAACGCCGCCTCGTTCGTGCTGCCGATCTCGAACCCGGCGAACCTCGTGGTGTTCGCCGAGCACATGCCGCCGCTGACCCGGTGGCTCGCCCTGTTCGGCCTGCCGTCGCTGCTCGCCATCGGGACGACCTACCTCGTCCTGCGGCTCACCCAGAACGGGACCCTCAGGCAGCAATCGGTCGCGACCGACGTCGAGGCGAAGGCGCTCTCGCGCACGGGAATCGTCGCGGGCCTCGGCATCGTGGCGACGGGCGCGGTGCTGATCGGCGCCTCGGCGCTGGGGCGCGATCTCGGCCTGCCGACCTTCGTCGCAGGCCTCGCCACCACCCTGATCGTGCTGGCGCTGCGCAAGGGGAGCGGCACCGTCGAGGTGATCAAGGACGTGTCCTGGAGCGTGCTGCCGCTCGTCGCCGGCCTGTTCGTGCTGGTCGAGGCGCTGGAGAAGACCGGCGTGCTGGCGATGGTCGCCGACGCCCTGAAGCAGGCCGCGACGGCCGCCCCCACCGAGACCGCCTGGGGGGCGGGCGCACTGATCGCCTTCGCCTGCAACCTCGTCAACAACCTGCCGGCCGGCCTGATCGCCGGGGCGGCGGTCCAGGCCGCCCACGTGCCCGAGAAGGTGGCGGGCGCGGTGCTGATCGGCGTCGACCTCGGGCCGAACCTCTCGGTCACCGGCTCGCTCGCCACCATCCTGTGGCTCACCGCCATCCGCCGCGAGGGCCAGGACGTGAGCTTCTGGAGCTTCCTCAAGCTCGGCGCCCTGGTGATGCCGCCGGCCCTCGCGCTGGCGCTGGCCGGCCTCCTGCTCGTCTGA
- a CDS encoding metallophosphoesterase family protein, protein MRAGLDGLRLPVHVITGDHDMEGGSLDAFYTGLGVPRLPYAVDVRGVRCLFLDLCGPGSGGPDFRLGPDQVAWLAAELEAARGRDCALFMHSYPADLKGDGEAARVADLVHRGPVRLVEMGHTHYNELANDGRTVYAAARSTGQIEEGPVGYAVAAIDGGVVSWRFKELARPWPFVLVTAPADRRLAHDAGHAIGERFTLRALVLGPAERVEFRIDDGPWQAMAREDGARCHAAEVVWPAGARTVAVRAVGAGAEDTDTIEPATDADGLPTSCGIGSDADALGAWPGRGLLGTQLGPNRNGRQW, encoded by the coding sequence GTGCGGGCGGGCCTGGATGGCTTGCGCCTTCCGGTCCACGTCATCACCGGCGACCACGACATGGAGGGCGGCAGCCTCGACGCCTTCTATACGGGGCTCGGGGTGCCGCGCCTGCCCTACGCCGTCGATGTCCGGGGCGTGCGCTGCCTGTTCCTCGACCTGTGCGGGCCGGGCTCGGGCGGGCCGGATTTCCGCCTCGGGCCTGATCAGGTCGCCTGGCTCGCGGCGGAACTCGAGGCCGCGCGGGGGCGGGACTGCGCCCTGTTCATGCACAGCTACCCCGCCGACCTGAAGGGCGACGGCGAGGCGGCCCGCGTCGCCGACCTCGTCCATCGCGGGCCGGTCCGCCTCGTCGAGATGGGGCACACCCATTACAACGAGCTCGCCAATGACGGTCGCACGGTCTACGCGGCGGCCCGCTCCACCGGCCAGATCGAGGAGGGCCCGGTCGGCTACGCGGTCGCGGCGATCGACGGCGGCGTGGTGAGCTGGCGCTTCAAGGAACTGGCCCGGCCCTGGCCGTTCGTGCTCGTCACTGCCCCGGCCGACCGGCGCCTCGCCCATGATGCCGGCCACGCGATCGGCGAGCGCTTCACCTTGCGCGCCCTCGTGCTCGGGCCGGCGGAGCGGGTGGAGTTCCGGATCGATGACGGGCCCTGGCAGGCGATGGCGCGGGAGGACGGCGCCCGCTGCCACGCCGCGGAGGTCGTTTGGCCGGCGGGTGCCCGGACGGTCGCCGTGCGGGCGGTCGGCGCGGGTGCCGAAGATACCGACACGATCGAGCCGGCGACCGACGCGGACGGCCTGCCGACCTCCTGCGGCATCGGCAGCGATGCCGACGCCCTCGGGGCCTGGCCGGGCCGGGGCTTGCTGGGGACGCAGCTCGGGCCGAACCGGAATGGGCGGCAGTGGTGA
- a CDS encoding sigma-54-dependent transcriptional regulator, which yields MARSVTGPARARILIVDDEPALREGLAETVCDLGHEPVLAASGAEALARVAADPAIAAVLLDLRMPGGIDGMAVLQRLRAGAQPPPVAVLTAYASAENTIEAMRLGAYDHLTKPVGRAELTELLRGMLSLSASTVPEAPGPAPASALIGSSEAMRRVQKAVGLAADSDATVLLQGETGTGKEVAARALHAFGRRQGGPFVPVNCAAIPADLLESELFGHLRGAFTGATSDRPGAFREADGGTLFLDEIGDMPPAMQAKILRVLQERVVTPVGGRPAPVTVRVVAATHRDLPRLVAEGGFRQDLFYRLNVVPITLPPLRERLADILPLAEHFLSSNGAGQKRLGAEAAAALMRHPWPGNVRELRNVIERAAVLARGAVIGAEDLGLPETGASGEAPGVVPAWLDGDLPGAVARLEEAMIRRALHATGGNRARAAKHLGIQRQLLYAKIERYGLRDPALSENPTEDVPNPDARPLD from the coding sequence ATGGCCCGCTCAGTCACCGGTCCCGCGCGCGCCCGCATCCTGATCGTCGACGACGAGCCGGCCCTGCGCGAGGGCCTGGCCGAGACGGTGTGCGATCTCGGCCACGAGCCCGTCCTCGCCGCCTCCGGGGCGGAGGCGCTGGCGCGTGTCGCGGCCGATCCGGCGATCGCCGCGGTGCTCCTCGACCTGCGCATGCCGGGCGGGATCGACGGGATGGCGGTGCTCCAGCGCCTGCGCGCCGGGGCGCAGCCGCCGCCCGTGGCGGTGCTGACCGCCTATGCCAGCGCCGAGAACACCATCGAGGCGATGCGGCTCGGCGCCTACGACCACCTGACGAAGCCGGTCGGCCGGGCGGAGCTGACGGAACTGCTCCGCGGCATGCTGAGCCTGTCGGCCTCCACCGTGCCGGAGGCTCCAGGCCCGGCGCCGGCCTCGGCCCTGATCGGCTCCAGCGAGGCGATGCGGCGGGTGCAGAAGGCGGTCGGCCTGGCTGCCGACAGCGACGCGACGGTGCTGCTCCAGGGCGAGACCGGCACCGGCAAGGAGGTCGCGGCCCGGGCCCTCCACGCCTTCGGCCGCCGGCAAGGCGGGCCGTTCGTGCCGGTGAACTGCGCGGCGATCCCCGCCGACCTTCTGGAAAGCGAGCTGTTCGGCCATCTGCGCGGCGCCTTCACGGGGGCGACGAGCGACCGGCCCGGCGCCTTCCGGGAGGCGGATGGCGGCACGCTCTTCCTCGACGAGATCGGCGACATGCCGCCCGCCATGCAGGCCAAGATCCTGCGGGTGCTCCAGGAGCGGGTGGTGACGCCGGTCGGCGGCCGGCCCGCCCCGGTGACCGTCCGGGTGGTGGCCGCGACCCATCGCGACCTGCCGCGCCTCGTGGCGGAGGGCGGCTTCCGGCAGGACCTGTTCTACCGCCTCAACGTGGTGCCGATCACCCTGCCGCCCCTGCGCGAGCGCCTGGCCGACATCCTGCCGCTGGCCGAGCATTTCCTGTCCTCGAACGGCGCCGGACAGAAGCGCCTCGGTGCGGAGGCCGCCGCCGCGCTGATGCGCCATCCCTGGCCCGGCAACGTGCGCGAGTTGCGCAACGTGATCGAGCGGGCGGCGGTGCTGGCCCGCGGGGCGGTGATCGGCGCGGAGGATCTCGGCCTCCCGGAAACCGGCGCGTCGGGCGAGGCGCCGGGGGTCGTGCCGGCCTGGCTCGACGGCGACCTGCCCGGGGCGGTGGCGCGCCTCGAGGAGGCGATGATCCGCCGGGCCCTGCACGCGACCGGCGGCAACCGCGCCCGGGCGGCCAAGCACCTCGGCATCCAGCGCCAGCTTCTCTACGCCAAGATCGAGCGCTACGGCCTGCGCGATCCGGCACTGTCGGAAAACCCGACGGAGGATGTCCCGAATCCCGACGCCCGCCCGCTGGACTGA
- a CDS encoding sensor histidine kinase codes for MPPRSLRAHLLALWVLILASAAATAYLLYEFYTQSAAVQVAQAELQVARACREIGDRFAFFGTGWSGTVAEPDEPLKRQLTDVVVTALASHPGVEGGIWTAAGGSAAYAFPTYEGTGPKTDLPSAEIDTIRRINAEASSAERPVATRRASRTQTLVVQGCPLRGPIQGATAWTMARVHTDEGRAYGQLLAGFGFLAATVLGSALLLGRLLVVLGRRIARLEGQLGRGSDEGALPRLAETGLRELDRLVEALNAAGTRLAAARRRAAEAERLAAIGQLAAGIAHEIRNPLAAIRLKAENALASPDPARARAALDLVLDQVARLDRLLRDLLSLTQPRPPVPAPTDLGRILRDCADLHDDLARAHGVRIVVEAASPERAPLDEGQLRRALDNLVLNAIQHSPPGGTVLLSSGREGERLRIRVTDEGPGVPEAVRGRLFEPFVTGRPDGTGLGLAIVREIARAHGGQARLGAPPPRRTGTEATGPGATFELDLPWPAQSPVPRAPAS; via the coding sequence ATGCCGCCCCGCTCGCTCCGCGCCCACCTCCTCGCCCTCTGGGTCCTGATTCTCGCCTCGGCGGCGGCCACGGCCTACCTGCTCTACGAGTTCTACACCCAGTCGGCGGCCGTGCAGGTCGCCCAGGCCGAGCTGCAGGTCGCCCGCGCCTGCCGCGAGATCGGCGACCGGTTCGCCTTCTTCGGCACCGGCTGGAGCGGCACGGTCGCCGAGCCCGACGAGCCGCTGAAGCGCCAGCTCACCGATGTAGTTGTGACGGCGCTCGCCAGCCATCCGGGGGTGGAGGGCGGGATCTGGACCGCCGCCGGCGGTTCGGCGGCCTATGCCTTCCCGACCTACGAGGGGACCGGGCCGAAGACCGACCTGCCCTCGGCCGAGATCGACACGATCCGGCGCATCAACGCCGAGGCCTCGAGCGCCGAGCGGCCGGTCGCGACGCGGCGGGCCTCCCGCACCCAGACCCTGGTGGTGCAGGGCTGCCCCTTGCGCGGTCCGATCCAGGGGGCGACGGCCTGGACCATGGCGCGGGTCCATACCGACGAGGGCCGGGCCTACGGCCAGTTGCTGGCCGGATTCGGCTTCCTGGCCGCCACCGTGCTGGGCTCGGCCCTGCTTCTCGGGCGGCTGCTCGTCGTGCTCGGCCGGCGCATCGCCCGGCTCGAAGGCCAGCTCGGGCGCGGGTCCGACGAGGGCGCGTTGCCGCGCCTGGCGGAAACCGGCCTGCGCGAGCTCGACCGGCTGGTGGAGGCGCTGAACGCGGCGGGCACCCGCCTCGCCGCCGCCCGCCGCCGCGCCGCGGAGGCCGAGCGGCTGGCGGCCATCGGGCAGCTCGCGGCCGGCATCGCCCACGAGATCCGCAACCCCCTGGCGGCGATCCGACTGAAGGCCGAGAACGCGCTGGCGAGCCCCGACCCGGCGCGGGCCCGGGCCGCCCTCGACCTCGTGCTCGATCAGGTCGCCCGCCTCGACCGCCTGCTGCGCGACCTCCTGAGCCTGACCCAGCCGCGCCCGCCGGTCCCGGCGCCGACCGATCTCGGCCGGATCCTTCGCGACTGCGCCGATCTCCACGACGACCTCGCCCGGGCCCACGGCGTGCGGATCGTGGTGGAGGCAGCGTCGCCCGAGCGGGCGCCCCTCGACGAGGGGCAGCTGCGCCGCGCCCTCGACAACCTCGTGCTCAACGCGATCCAGCACAGCCCGCCGGGCGGCACGGTGCTGCTCTCGAGCGGGCGGGAGGGCGAGCGCCTGCGGATCCGGGTGACGGACGAGGGCCCCGGCGTGCCGGAGGCGGTGCGGGGCCGCCTGTTCGAGCCCTTCGTCACCGGCCGCCCGGACGGGACCGGGCTCGGCCTCGCGATCGTGCGCGAGATCGCCCGCGCCCATGGTGGACAGGCGCGGCTCGGCGCCCCACCTCCCCGCAGGACAGGCACCGAGGCGACGGGTCCCGGCGCGACCTTCGAGCTCGATCTGCCATGGCCCGCTCAGTCACCGGTCCCGCGCGCGCCCGCATCCTGA
- a CDS encoding L,D-transpeptidase, whose translation MIVESGHAGTDGASPGRRLHRRSFLLGAASLGGLGLAGCATSDGLSLAEVSALYGPVPSEKFPIPAVDVSKVNPKYYRRTVQYASKEAPGTIIVDPANYYVYRIEEGGTATRYGANVGRDGFRWSGDAYVGRKSEWATWTPPREMIKRQPEAAKWARGMPGGLDNPLGARTLHLYQNGAYTLYTIYASSDPESIGSGITSGCVGLLSQDMIHLYSRTPVKTKVVVLPA comes from the coding sequence ATGATTGTCGAGAGCGGACATGCCGGGACCGACGGCGCCTCGCCGGGACGCCGACTTCACCGTCGCTCCTTCCTGCTCGGCGCGGCGAGCCTCGGCGGGCTCGGGCTCGCCGGCTGCGCGACCTCCGACGGCCTGAGCCTGGCCGAGGTCTCAGCCCTCTACGGGCCGGTGCCTTCGGAAAAGTTCCCGATCCCGGCGGTCGACGTCAGCAAGGTCAACCCGAAATACTACCGCCGCACGGTGCAATACGCCTCCAAGGAGGCGCCCGGGACGATCATCGTCGATCCGGCCAACTACTACGTCTACCGGATCGAGGAAGGCGGGACCGCGACCCGCTACGGCGCCAATGTCGGCCGCGACGGGTTCCGCTGGAGCGGCGACGCCTATGTCGGGCGCAAGAGCGAATGGGCGACCTGGACCCCGCCCCGGGAGATGATCAAGCGCCAGCCCGAGGCCGCCAAATGGGCCCGCGGCATGCCGGGCGGCCTCGACAACCCGCTCGGCGCCCGCACCCTGCACCTCTACCAGAACGGCGCCTACACGCTCTACACGATCTATGCCAGCAGCGACCCGGAATCGATCGGCTCAGGGATCACCAGCGGCTGCGTCGGCCTGCTGAGCCAGGACATGATCCATCTGTATTCGCGGACTCCGGTGAAAACGAAGGTGGTGGTTCTGCCGGCCTAG
- a CDS encoding IS481 family transposase → MGQVHHGCATTTAAIRRAIQHSQDSLRQLATRYGINPKTVAKWKKRSSTADCRTGPSEPKSTVLSSEDEAVIVAFRRHTLLPLDDCLYALQATIPHLTRSSLHRCLQRHGISRLPDTSDEQPKRSKFKRYPIGYFHIDIAEVRTQEGKLYLFVAIDRTSKFAFVELHEQANRRVAGDFLRALASAVPYKIQIVLTDNGTHFTDPTGDGWTPEDIKAMRAEKVPFRCHAFEGACADLDIEHRLTKPRHPWTNGQVERMNRTIKEATVKRFHYDSHDQLRQHLADFVTAYNFARRLKSLRGLTPYEAICKAWTDDPTRFTNDPHHQIPGPNI, encoded by the coding sequence ATGGGCCAGGTTCACCACGGCTGCGCCACAACGACTGCGGCAATCCGTCGAGCGATCCAGCATAGTCAAGACAGCTTGAGGCAGCTCGCGACACGCTATGGCATCAATCCCAAGACCGTCGCCAAATGGAAGAAGCGGAGCTCGACCGCAGACTGCAGGACAGGACCGAGCGAACCGAAATCCACGGTGCTGTCGAGCGAGGACGAGGCGGTCATCGTGGCGTTCCGACGCCACACTCTCCTTCCGCTGGATGATTGCCTCTACGCTCTCCAGGCAACAATCCCGCATCTGACGCGCTCGTCCTTGCATCGTTGCTTGCAGCGCCATGGTATCTCACGGTTGCCAGACACGAGCGATGAGCAGCCGAAGCGTTCCAAGTTCAAACGCTATCCGATCGGCTACTTCCACATCGATATCGCCGAAGTCAGAACACAGGAAGGCAAACTCTATCTGTTCGTGGCCATCGACCGAACGTCCAAGTTCGCCTTCGTCGAGTTGCATGAGCAAGCGAACCGCCGCGTTGCAGGAGACTTTCTGAGAGCGCTTGCCAGCGCTGTTCCCTACAAAATCCAGATTGTGCTCACCGACAATGGCACACACTTCACCGATCCTACCGGCGATGGTTGGACGCCCGAAGACATCAAAGCGATGCGGGCGGAGAAGGTGCCGTTTCGCTGCCATGCTTTCGAGGGAGCTTGCGCTGATCTCGACATCGAGCACCGCTTGACCAAGCCTCGTCATCCCTGGACGAACGGGCAGGTCGAACGGATGAACCGGACGATCAAGGAAGCGACCGTGAAACGCTTCCATTACGACAGCCACGATCAACTTCGACAGCACCTCGCCGACTTTGTCACAGCCTACAACTTCGCACGTCGCCTCAAGAGCTTACGCGGCCTCACACCCTACGAGGCCATCTGCAAAGCCTGGACAGACGACCCGACCAGGTTCACGAATGACCCGCACCACCAAATTCCGGGACCAAACATCTAA